AACGATAATGTACTTGAAGGTCAACGAAAATATGGCGGACCGCCACCGGACTGGGAGGGCAACGTGCCCGGCAATGGATGCGAGGTGTTCTGCGGCAAGATACCCAAGGACATGTACGAGGATGAGCTCATACCGCTATTCGAGAATTGCGGCACAATCTGGGACCTACGCCTTATGATGGACCCGATGACAGGCACAAATCGTGGTTATGCATTTGTCACATTCACAAACCGCGATGCGGCCGTCAATGCAGTGCGCCAGGTATTTATGCCAACCATTGAATCGCCCACCAACCACCAGCCCACCAGAACCCCGGCCCCCAGCCCACCCAAACAGCAACCAAAACCCCCAAAAACCCCCCGTCCACGACCCTGAATCAGTGCTTTAATGTTTTTTATACGTATTAACTATTATCctcctatatatatatatactttatactaTATACTACATCTATAACGTATTGTATCCACATATTTACTCTCGGAACAAGTAGGAAACAGCTATGCGgccaaaacaaaaccaaaattCGACCTAAAGAAAGAGCAACATTTGCGGAAACCCAAACATTAAAAGAGAAAACGATTCGGCGCTTTTAGATTCAACGAGCAAAAATTTGATGCAattttatttagtttttttttcttaccTACCGTATGCTAACTTTACAGTTACTTTCTGCTGTTACTCTGTACCGTACCGTACTGTACCTCTCTGCCATGATCTTTCCAAACAAATTCGAACCATAGGCAACGCTATCTGTCTCACCATctgctgtctctctctctctctccgctctctctctgtctctctttttctGTAACTTGTAATGCATGTCCCGTCTTCTACTACATATActagtacatacatatatgagtTGTAATATTTAGTTAATCCGAAAGAATCTCTCTACCAGCGCATTCGAAATCGTACAAATTTCAGATTTGAAAagagttctctctctctctctctctctctcactctatCTAAAGAATAATGATAATCTGGCCTACTCCCTCTACACACCCCCCacacgacacacacacacacacacacccaatCCAATCCAAGCCCCCTGTCTATTTCTGTATTATTTGATATACTATTTTCTTTTTAGTTGAATTCTCTTTAATCTTAAGTCGAGCTATGTAGCTATCAACTTTTTCGTAGAGATCTAAGCAGCGTGCGTGTTCTCGACCATACTGTCTGGTTTTATTTAAACGAGCATGTCCCAACAAAAATTTGCAGAACGTGATATGTACCTCTTTAACCACTTAATAActaaccaacaaaaaaaaccaacgtTTTCCTTTAACAttttccaaaaacaaaaacaaaaaacctcAACTGCGGCCCCGCTTCGAAACGAAATTGGTAATGCAATAAATTACTTTTCAAAGTCTTGTTTTTTTTAGTTAACCTTTccctacaaaaaaaaaaaacgaactcCCCCTTAATTGATTTATTTCGAAATTGTTTAATTAGTTCTTATGATTTAtgattttgttgtcgtattattatttattattaacaGTGAATTGGTATTAAAAAGAAACTCGTTTTACCTTCCCTTCCACCATTTAGCTCGATAATCACGAAATAAAACCCGGCAAGTGTCTGAAAATAAATATAAGCGTACCGAATCTGCGCCTTTTCGTAGGCAATATACCCAAGTCAAAGGGCAAAGATGAAATTTTAGAGGAATTTGGTAAACTTACAGGTAAATTGTCAaacaaaattaacaaaaaaatgtattttaaaTTATCATCAACTGGAGTGGAGTGCTCCAAAAATCGGCTTTAAATCGAAAACAAAAATCCAATTGGCTAAAATGGGAAAATTGGCTAATTGCGGGAGGACTTACCGTTAGGACTTTAGGCTAGGAAAGGGTCGTAGGATTTTTAGTATAcattatttaatatatttattttttgtttcacAACTCATTCTAACTATTCACCCACCACCTCACCCACACGCAAACAACCATCCAGCCACCCATCTGCCCATCTACACATTGAAAGGCGTCTgccccccaccacccccccACCCATGCTGCCTGAGACACTCTTTTCAAATGCGCGCGCCGctcaccaaaaaaaaaaaagaaaaaccaaacCACAATCATCAACGGATGCATTCCTAAGTTTTATCTTTTAGGTTGCCTCATAgcacacccacccacacacacacacacacacacacatagaaaCAATGACACGCCCATTTCTGTCATTGCCATACCGTTATATAAGCTTGAATTGTCGTACAAGAATATTTCTTTTCAACTTATTTACATAATATCTCCAGTCATTAACTTTGAACCaaagaaaaccaaaccaaaaaccgaaaaaaagaaagaaatttttaaaaattatttaCCAAATTAATATGCATTCCAACAAACTTTCGTTTTCCATTATGTTCTATAACTACTATTCCACATTGTAAGAAAGCAGGCTACCCTTCTACCCACTAGATATTATCaaatattacgtatacgcagcgTTGAGTGTTCAAGCCAGAAAGTCGCTCGATTTGAAACGCCCAATTGGCCAAAGCAAAAAGGTAAGATCTGGTCGGTAAGGAGTGACTTTCTGGCTGTAAATACAACAATATAGAACATGCCTGCAGAATTTGCcctattgttttttttttttttttttttttttcctgttCGAACTTGTATAATTCTGCATAGTAAGTACTAGACTAGTAGCTGAAAACAGACCAGCCGAATAGCTAAAGAAATGAACAATTTTTTGAGTAAATTCCGTTTTTATTTGGCACGCATACAAAGTATAAAAGAAAACCTACTAAAGACTAGATTCTAGAGTTCCACACTTACCTTTGTACCATCACCCCataccacacacacaaacacacacactacCACCAGCCACATAATTCACCCAACccgaaaaaccaaaaaaccaaTCCAAAATCAATCCAAAATCAAATCGCAGTACCAATGGAATACAAATTTTTCATAGCAAATCAaaattttcttttgttttgtgtgAACTTTTAAACAATTGCAGCTAAATGATTTTGAAATTCGGAAAGGCAAAaagattggtgttacgataTCATTTAACAATCACCGGCTATTTGTCGGCAATATACCTAAGAATAGAGATCGCGACGAATTAATTGAGGAATTTTCTAAACATGCACGTAAGTGatccaaaaaccaaaaaccagcAACCAAAACCAACCACAAACAAAGCAAAAGAcccaaaaaaataataaaatataatataatacctaGACCCTATAGCCCCCGCCCAGACCCTAGACCATAGACCAGTCCAGCACAttcccccccacccccaatTGGCTCTCCCGGAATTGGccgaaaacaaataaatatatatatataaatataatctAATCAATGTTTTTAGGGGCGATACTTGCAGAATGTGAAAAGAGCATGGAAGCCTGTTTATGCCAAGTATCAATTGGATTTTTGTTTTGCAATTTTCGCTTTTAAAACGCTTAAAACAACTCAAATTTGATAACAAAATTTATGATAcactcacaaaaaaaaaaaaataaaaataaatccCAAAACACGAACAGCATCCTAACCAGAGACCAGAATCCAAGGCAGGGCCTCAATGGAAGCCCCGTCTTGGGGTCGATTGATTTTAATCtattactctctctctctctctgtcattCTCTATACTCTCTCACTCATTCTCTCTAACTTTAAGCGCTGTTAgtaaatacaacaaaaaattaattgttttttttataatttatagcCTCATTTTTCCAATTATTAAATGTGCCCAATTTGTTGACATTGAAAACCTGTAGCTAAACAATTcgccaaaaaaagaaaacaaacaaaaaaaccaaaaaaataaaaaagaaaaacattttgaatatttttgaAAAAGGGACAAACCTAGTTTTTGTTTTAGTGCAGACTTATATACGATTATATCATATACTACTATAATATAGATAACAAAACGGCGCACACCGAAACCGATCCCGccccaaaaccaaaaccaataCCAAAATAAGAAAAAAGCAATTCGTTTACCTAAATCGATATGTTCTGGCCTATTCACgttgaatatatatatatatactactTAATGACTGGAGACAACAAGCctttaaaaaagaaaactcATTTTACTCTATGTTTCTCTAAGTGTAACTATCTATCTCTCACATAAGCGCCACTACCCGAGCAAAATTGAACAACCCAACGAATCAAATCGATATTGAAACTACTCGAAAACCAAATTCAAAAACTCTGCccatattttgttgtttcgttCGTCTATCGATCTCTTTTTGTATCTCAGTGTACACAGTTCTCTCTCTaactctatctctctctctctctatcttaCTCTGTCTAACTCTGGCTATGTTTGTGTATAGTTTATACCCATTATTGTTTCCATTActaagaaaagaaaagaaaccaACCCCCCAGCTCAATATGTGctctactcgtactcgtattcgTACTTcgtgttgtgtttttttttttgttatacaTCGATCGTATTCTTTTTCGTTTAGTTTTTGTTGCCACATgtactatatatatacaaaaatcaaaaacaacaaccaaaTAGCAATACCAGAGGTTTTTTTAAGTGTTTTTTCTAAGTGTGTGTTTCGTTTTACAAAATACTCTACATAACCTTCTATCCGTTACGTTACGTTACTCAATGTTATACCACCCCCCCGTACcccccgctctctctctctctctctctctctctcagtaAAACTTTGTCTCCGATCCTTGCATTACCCGTTACACACGAAAATGTTACTAGCTTAGCCGCATTCTCTCTCAATtattcaaaaatatttcaaaaagtTTAAGCAAAAGCAAATGAAGCAATTGTTGGCATTGGTtttcaaaatcaaaaaaaaaaaaacacacacacactatatatatatcggAAAGATTCATTATTTTACATAACAATGATAGCCCGATGGATGGATGATGCTTGTCATGTAAAATTTTGTGCATTTCTCTTTAAATATTCCATATATGTATTTCTTATAACTACTCTCTctatcacacacacacacacacacacgccaaaatacaaatacttttttgttgtatttctTACGTTGTTTTCTATTTTTACAATATGCAACCAACTAATCATAAAATTGCATTCGAATTGATAACGCAATTTCAATAGCAACGTACTTAAATGACATTTTtctttatatttataaataaatctGAACCCGAATCTGAACCTATAGCTGGCCTTTACGAGGTAATCATATACAGTTCACCAGACGATAAGAAAAAGAATCGCGGCTTCTGCTTTCTCGAATACGAGTCACACAAGGCGGCATCTTTGGCCAAACGAAGACTTGGCACTGGTAGGATTAAGGTGAGTCCACGCCCCCCCCCATACCCTATCATAACTATCCCTAACACATGGTTTTTCTTTCGCAGGTATGGGGATGTGATATAATAGTCGACTGGGCCGATCCACAGGAGGAGCCAGATGAGCAAACAATGTCTAAGGTTAAAGTTCTTTATGTGCGTAATCTAACCCAGGACGTCACAGAGGAAAAACTAAAGGTTTGTACTCCAAGGAGAATGGAACACACTGATTAACTTTGTATTTCTATGTCTAGGAACAATTTGAGCAATATGGCAAAGTAGAACGCGTTAAGAAAATTAAAGACTATGCCTTTATACACTTTGAGGATCGTGATAGCGCCGTCGAAGCTATGCGTGGCCTTAATGGCAAGGAGATCGGCGCCTCGAATATCGAGGTAGGTGCCAAACCCCTACGAAAGTCTCCAAATAAACTCTAATCCTTCGACTGTTTAGGTCTCACTCGCCAAACCGCCTTCagacaaaaagaaaaaggagGAAATTCTGCGCGCCCGTGAACGTCGCATGATGCAAATGATGCAGGCACGTCCCGGCCTTGTGGGGTATGTAATTCCAGCCTAAATATTTACACGATCCTTGGCTAGCACAACAACAATCtacaaacaaaataaacccTGGCGCAAAATTCCAAAtcacaaaaaaacaaatgcaAAAATCCTGCATTCCATTCGTTTCGTTAAGAACCCAAATTGATCTTAATTTCTGTTTGCTTTTCAAGTCGCCTGCCACTAGCTTAACCAGAGCTtgaattaatttattttttctacTTTATATTTTCTTTCGTTGCCGCAAACTTCCGTCACACAAACGACAAACCACAAACATTGCCAATTTATACTCAATCCCATCTTTCGATCATGTGGGATAATCCTTGTAAAGATTTGAAACATTGTCTCCATACAGAAATCTGTCGCCGACACATCCCAGCATGATGTCCTTGACGCCCATGCGCCTGCCAGGTGCGCGCATGCCGCTCCGTACGCCGATACCTCGCGAATACGGTAAGTTTGGCAAATTGGCCAAGTGAATCCATCAGATACATTCTAGATGTctgtatgtacatgcatatacatatatatgtgcTCGAACCATCGCTGCCATCTGCCAGACGATGATGATGGTAGATGAGAAAGCGAAGGCCGCAAGCGCCTTCCTTTgggacaacaaaaaaaaaaaaaagaagaaaaaaaatactTTATAACTTTTGTTAATTTATGTTTAGTTTTCGTAGTCAGTTAGCCAAGTTGTTaggcacacacaaacacatataCTAACACTCTCACACATGtaaacacatacacacacacatatatatggCGTATATCAAGCTACTgccccccccaaaaaaaaaacccggTACTTATTTGATAGGTTTGTGTTCTAGTTCTAGTTGAAAGAGTCTAACCAAAGCCGTAAGCAAAACACTAATCCGGTCTGCAGTTGTTTAAGTCTTAAGTTATACGATATTGTATCATGTCCACCATTGAGATCGCAACGTTTTGTTCTTATATTGTTTAAACTTCTTGAttattgtttctgtttctgtctcGCCTCATCATTTTAGTTAGTTCTTTAAGGTTAACCAAATGTGCGCTCAAACCCACTAACAAATGTACGCTCGTCCCCCCCAGCCCCGCCCCCTAACcaccacacatacacacaccatacacaccacacacacacacacagatacctAGAGCCCTTAAAGTCACGCTTAGCACTGCCCCCAGACGTACTCTCCAGCTAGATTGAGTCTACTAACCCATAACGATCCAGATCGAGATCGAGATCGAAACAttggcaaaccaattgaaacaTAACCTCACTTTAACCTGAACATAACCTCACTTATCACTTCTCAATTGTTTATATTTTCTGTTTCCGTTGTTTCATTGTACTAATCGTAAATGTTGTTGGTTTTTCCTTATTCTATATTCGCATTTGCAAGTTATGTGTCGAtatcgctctgtctctctcttgttttttgttttttgtttatttgcatGTTCGTTTTTGAGTTCCATTTTCGATGTTGTCGATTCTTTatagtttttgttttctcctaccgtcctcctgctcctctgaacctctctctctctctcgctctctgtgtCGCAGCCAAAGTGCAAAGCaaacaactacaactacaacatTACCTACTCTCATAACCGAAACGGAAACCCAAACCGAAACCCATTAAAACCCATAGAACATTAGCCATTAAACCTTAAACGTTGTTCATAGTTGTTTATGATAATTAAATGTTGCAATTGTGTTCTCTGTGTAGCGAATGTTAAGCACCCTGTATACTGTTTGATGTTATATCACCGGTAAGTAATCCTCAAGTCTCATCTACTTAAGCCATACCGACCCCCCCCCTCGACCACACACACGACCCAGCCACAGATCCCACATCCCGAATCACACACCTCCTTTGCGTTACAGTACGCGCCCAATTCGTGCAACATTGGCTAAGGTGAAACAATTGGCAGCCTAGGACTAGGTCTCTCAGCTATAACCCACCCTGCCCCCTCAACTAAGGGCCGCATCATCACTAACCTACCTTATCCCACCTTATCCTGCCTAACCCAACCCCTTCAAATGGCCTGCACAACATTATTTAGAGGTCGACTATTTTGGGTACCCGGAATACCGTCCTGGTCTGGCCACCAACGAGTTATATTACGACGATCTATACCGCACCTACGAAGGTGATTTCCATTACTATAACTATCCGA
This region of Drosophila miranda strain MSH22 chromosome 2, D.miranda_PacBio2.1, whole genome shotgun sequence genomic DNA includes:
- the LOC108154187 gene encoding heterogeneous nuclear ribonucleoprotein Q isoform X8, yielding MAEGNGELLDDINQKADDRGDGERTEDYPKLLEYGLDKKVAGKLDEIYKTGKLAHAELDERALDALKEFPVEGALNVLGQFLESNLEHVSNKSAYLCGVMKTYRQKSRASQQGVPAPATAVQVKGPDEDKIKKILERTGYTLDVTTGQRKYGGPPPDWEGNVPGNGCEVFCGKIPKDMYEDELIPLFENCGTIWDLRLMMDPMTGTNRGYAFVTFTNRDAAVNAVRQLDNHEIKPGKCLKINISVPNLRLFVGNIPKSKGKDEILEEFGKLTAGLYEVIIYSSPDDKKKNRGFCFLEYESHKAASLAKRRLGTGRIKVWGCDIIVDWADPQEEPDEQTMSKVKVLYVRNLTQDVTEEKLKEQFEQYGKVERVKKIKDYAFIHFEDRDSAVEAMRGLNGKEIGASNIEVSLAKPPSDKKKKEEILRARERRMMQMMQARPGLVGFETLSPYRNLSPTHPSMMSLTPMRLPGARMPLRTPIPREYEVDYFGYPEYRPGLATNELYYDDLYRTYEGDFHYYNYPNATNDGSSGGGGGTSLGGGGGVGVGGGSGMAGATSSAAQHSSKAQENGSNSSAVMGAGRGHGTTVQRGKAVGQRGSISRRGAQTVPQAAGPAAAAAAVGQAAAVAQRGATGQGAPAATGGVRGVAQTRHNARGTQHVKPLQNLPVGKRKFDGGHQNPADVKRRYPSGLIGNGGSWGSLPLPQQPLGTNGEQWYMDTFSAWS
- the LOC108154187 gene encoding heterogeneous nuclear ribonucleoprotein R isoform X21, with the protein product MAEGNGELLDDINQKADDRGDGERTEDYPKLLEYGLDKKVAGKLDEIYKTGKLAHAELDERALDALKEFPVEGALNVLGQFLESNLEHVSNKSAYLCGVMKTYRQKSRASQQGVPAPATAVQVKGPDEDKIKKILERTGYTLDVTTGQRKYGGPPPDWEGNVPGNGCEVFCGKIPKDMYEDELIPLFENCGTIWDLRLMMDPMTGTNRGYAFVTFTNRDAAVNAVRQLNDFEIRKGKKIGVTISFNNHRLFVGNIPKNRDRDELIEEFSKHAPGLYEVIIYSSPDDKKKNRGFCFLEYESHKAASLAKRRLGTGRIKVWGCDIIVDWADPQEEPDEQTMSKVKVLYVRNLTQDVTEEKLKEQFEQYGKVERVKKIKDYAFIHFEDRDSAVEAMRGLNGKEIGASNIEVSLAKPPSDKKKKEEILRARERRMMQMMQARPGLVGNLSPTHPSMMSLTPMRLPGARMPLRTPIPREYVVGKRKFDGGHQNPADVKRRYPSGLIGNGGSWGSLPLPQQPLGTNGEQWYMDTFSAWS
- the LOC108154187 gene encoding heterogeneous nuclear ribonucleoprotein R isoform X20 codes for the protein MAEGNGELLDDINQKADDRGDGERTEDYPKLLEYGLDKKVAGKLDEIYKTGKLAHAELDERALDALKEFPVEGALNVLGQFLESNLEHVSNKSAYLCGVMKTYRQKSRASQQGVPAPATAVQVKGPDEDKIKKILERTGYTLDVTTGQRKYGGPPPDWEGNVPGNGCEVFCGKIPKDMYEDELIPLFENCGTIWDLRLMMDPMTGTNRGYAFVTFTNRDAAVNAVRQLDNHEIKPGKCLKINISVPNLRLFVGNIPKSKGKDEILEEFGKLTAGLYEVIIYSSPDDKKKNRGFCFLEYESHKAASLAKRRLGTGRIKVWGCDIIVDWADPQEEPDEQTMSKVKVLYVRNLTQDVTEEKLKEQFEQYGKVERVKKIKDYAFIHFEDRDSAVEAMRGLNGKEIGASNIEVSLAKPPSDKKKKEEILRARERRMMQMMQARPGLVGNLSPTHPSMMSLTPMRLPGARMPLRTPIPREYVVGKRKFDGGHQNPADVKRRYPSGLIGNGGSWGSLPLPQQPLGTNGEQWYMDTFSAWS
- the LOC108154187 gene encoding heterogeneous nuclear ribonucleoprotein Q isoform X13 — its product is MAEGNGELLDDINQKADDRGDGERTEDYPKLLEYGLDKKVAGKLDEIYKTGKLAHAELDERALDALKEFPVEGALNVLGQFLESNLEHVSNKSAYLCGVMKTYRQKSRASQQGVPAPATAVQVKGPDEDKIKKILERTGYTLDVTTGQRKYGGPPPDWEGNVPGNGCEVFCGKIPKDMYEDELIPLFENCGTIWDLRLMMDPMTGTNRGYAFVTFTNRDAAVNAVRQLDNHEIKPGKCLKINISVPNLRLFVGNIPKSKGKDEILEEFGKLTAGLYEVIIYSSPDDKKKNRGFCFLEYESHKAASLAKRRLGTGRIKVWGCDIIVDWADPQEEPDEQTMSKVKVLYVRNLTQDVTEEKLKEQFEQYGKVERVKKIKDYAFIHFEDRDSAVEAMRGLNGKEIGASNIEVSLAKPPSDKKKKEEILRARERRMMQMMQARPGLVGFETLSPYRNLSPTHPSMMSLTPMRLPGARMPLRTPIPREYEVDYFGYPEYRPGLATNELYYDDLYRTYEGDFHYYNYPNATNDGSSGGGGGTSLGGGGGVGVGGGSGMAGATSSAAQHSSKAQENGSNSSAVMLEPLARRPWRATKRSASSSPSASGESRPLVKKPKKRDSSHSRKSKHSHKHSKKHSSKHKTSRSEKKSRTWSP
- the LOC108154187 gene encoding heterogeneous nuclear ribonucleoprotein R isoform X19, with amino-acid sequence MAEGNGELLDDINQKADDRGDGERTEDYPKLLEYGLDKKVAGKLDEIYKTGKLAHAELDERALDALKEFPVEGALNVLGQFLESNLEHVSNKSAYLCGVMKTYRQKSRASQQGVPAPATAVQVKGPDEDKIKKILERTGYTLDVTTGQRKYGGPPPDWEGNVPGNGCEVFCGKIPKDMYEDELIPLFENCGTIWDLRLMMDPMTGTNRGYAFVTFTNRDAAVNAVRQLDNHEIKPGKCLKINISVPNLRLFVGNIPKSKGKDEILEEFGKLTAGLYEVIIYSSPDDKKKNRGFCFLEYESHKAASLAKRRLGTGRIKVWGCDIIVDWADPQEEPDEQTMSKVKVLYVRNLTQDVTEEKLKEQFEQYGKVERVKKIKDYAFIHFEDRDSAVEAMRGLNGKEIGASNIEVSLAKPPSDKKKKEEILRARERRMMQMMQARPGLVGFETLSPYRNLSPTHPSMMSLTPMRLPGARMPLRTPIPREYVGKRKFDGGHQNPADVKRRYPSGLIGNGGSWGSLPLPQQPLGTNGEQWYMDTFSAWS
- the LOC108154187 gene encoding heterogeneous nuclear ribonucleoprotein Q isoform X24 → MAEGNGELLDDINQKADDRGDGERTEDYPKLLEYGLDKKVAGKLDEIYKTGKLAHAELDERALDALKEFPVEGALNVLGQFLESNLEHVSNKSAYLCGVMKTYRQKSRASQQGVPAPATAVQVKGPDEDKIKKILERTGYTLDVTTGQRKYGGPPPDWEGNVPGNGCEVFCGKIPKDMYEDELIPLFENCGTIWDLRLMMDPMTGTNRGYAFVTFTNRDAAVNAVRQLDNHEIKPGKCLKINISVPNLRLFVGNIPKSKGKDEILEEFGKLTAGLYEVIIYSSPDDKKKNRGFCFLEYESHKAASLAKRRLGTGRIKVWGCDIIVDWADPQEEPDEQTMSKVKVLYVRNLTQDVTEEKLKEQFEQYGKVERVKKIKDYAFIHFEDRDSAVEAMRGLNGKEIGASNIEVSLAKPPSDKKKKEEILRARERRMMQMMQARPGLVGNLSPTHPSMMSLTPMRLPGARMPLRTPIPREYEVDYFGYPEYRPGLATNELYYDDLYRTYEGDFHYYNYPNATNDGSSGGGGGTSLGGGGGVGVGGGSGMAGATSSAAQHSSKAQENGSNSSAVMGAGRGHGTTVQRGKAVGQRGSISRRGAQTVPQAAGPAAAAAAVGQAAAVAQRGATGQGAPAATGGVRGVAQTRHNARGTQHVKPLQNLPVVGKRKFDGGHQNPADVKRRYPSGLIGNGGSWGSLPLPQQPLGTNGEQWYMDTFSAWS
- the LOC108154187 gene encoding heterogeneous nuclear ribonucleoprotein Q isoform X11, which codes for MAEGNGELLDDINQKADDRGDGERTEDYPKLLEYGLDKKVAGKLDEIYKTGKLAHAELDERALDALKEFPVEGALNVLGQFLESNLEHVSNKSAYLCGVMKTYRQKSRASQQGVPAPATAVQVKGPDEDKIKKILERTGYTLDVTTGQRKYGGPPPDWEGNVPGNGCEVFCGKIPKDMYEDELIPLFENCGTIWDLRLMMDPMTGTNRGYAFVTFTNRDAAVNAVRQLDNHEIKPGKCLKINISVPNLRLFVGNIPKSKGKDEILEEFGKLTAGLYEVIIYSSPDDKKKNRGFCFLEYESHKAASLAKRRLGTGRIKVWGCDIIVDWADPQEEPDEQTMSKVKVLYVRNLTQDVTEEKLKEQFEQYGKVERVKKIKDYAFIHFEDRDSAVEAMRGLNGKEIGASNIEVSLAKPPSDKKKKEEILRARERRMMQMMQARPGLVGFETLSPYRNLSPTHPSMMSLTPMRLPGARMPLRTPIPREYEVDYFGYPEYRPGLATNELYYDDLYRTYEGDFHYYNYPNATNDGSSGGGGGTSLGGGGGVGVGGGSGMAGATSSAAQHSSKAQENGSNSSAVMGAGRGHGTTVQRGKAVGQRGSISRRGAQTVPQAAGPAAAAAAVGQAAAVAQRGATGQGAPAATGGVRGVAQTRHNARGTQHVKPLQNLPAGATRKTSMEGN
- the LOC108154187 gene encoding heterogeneous nuclear ribonucleoprotein Q isoform X12, coding for MAEGNGELLDDINQKADDRGDGERTEDYPKLLEYGLDKKVAGKLDEIYKTGKLAHAELDERALDALKEFPVEGALNVLGQFLESNLEHVSNKSAYLCGVMKTYRQKSRASQQGVPAPATAVQVKGPDEDKIKKILERTGYTLDVTTGQRKYGGPPPDWEGNVPGNGCEVFCGKIPKDMYEDELIPLFENCGTIWDLRLMMDPMTGTNRGYAFVTFTNRDAAVNAVRQLDNHEIKPGKCLKINISVPNLRLFVGNIPKSKGKDEILEEFGKLTAGLYEVIIYSSPDDKKKNRGFCFLEYESHKAASLAKRRLGTGRIKVWGCDIIVDWADPQEEPDEQTMSKVKVLYVRNLTQDVTEEKLKEQFEQYGKVERVKKIKDYAFIHFEDRDSAVEAMRGLNGKEIGASNIEVSLAKPPSDKKKKEEILRARERRMMQMMQARPGLVGFETLSPYRNLSPTHPSMMSLTPMRLPGARMPLRTPIPREYGGWSWAWNHSAAWQSRWPAWQHQSSGGPNSATGGGTGSGGGGGGTGGGGSSAGGHRSGGAGSNRGGPWGGTNASQRSWHPARQAATKFTSWSHSQDVHGGQLSVAPRRAPRPAAKVARLSRSQRNEIAPTVGKASIHTSIPKSIAPNTRHLGPKRNQEPGPPKYKYSSLIAK
- the LOC108154187 gene encoding heterogeneous nuclear ribonucleoprotein R isoform X17 codes for the protein MAEGNGELLDDINQKADDRGDGERTEDYPKLLEYGLDKKVAGKLDEIYKTGKLAHAELDERALDALKEFPVEGALNVLGQFLESNLEHVSNKSAYLCGVMKTYRQKSRASQQGVPAPATAVQVKGPDEDKIKKILERTGYTLDVTTGQRKYGGPPPDWEGNVPGNGCEVFCGKIPKDMYEDELIPLFENCGTIWDLRLMMDPMTGTNRGYAFVTFTNRDAAVNAVRQLDNHEIKPGKCLKINISVPNLRLFVGNIPKSKGKDEILEEFGKLTAGLYEVIIYSSPDDKKKNRGFCFLEYESHKAASLAKRRLGTGRIKVWGCDIIVDWADPQEEPDEQTMSKVKVLYVRNLTQDVTEEKLKEQFEQYGKVERVKKIKDYAFIHFEDRDSAVEAMRGLNGKEIGASNIEVSLAKPPSDKKKKEEILRARERRMMQMMQARPGLVGFETLSPYRNLSPTHPSMMSLTPMRLPGARMPLRTPIPREYGGWSWAWNHSAAWQSRWPAWQHQSSGGPNSATGGGTGSGGGGGGTGGGGSSAGGHRSGGAGSNRGGPWGGTNASQRSWHPARQAATKFTSR